Proteins encoded in a region of the uncultured Sunxiuqinia sp. genome:
- the proC gene encoding pyrroline-5-carboxylate reductase codes for MKVGKVAIIGAGNMGGAIVNGLLKSGYIEASSISITDPRESVLEGFKPKGVNTYVDNLEAVKAADMVVLAVKPYHIEKVINGIKPALTLDKLLVSIAAGVSLADLEELVGKDSQIFRVMPNTAISLQESMTCISGNGNTKESLGAVKELFDQLGQTVVITEELMAAATVLASCGTAFALRYVRAAMQGGVEMGFGAEMAQFITAQTVKGAVELIMDTGHHPEREIDKVTTPRGVTITGINEMEHKGFSSSVIQGLIASFKKIDRG; via the coding sequence ATGAAAGTTGGAAAAGTTGCTATCATCGGAGCAGGAAATATGGGCGGTGCCATCGTTAACGGCTTGTTGAAGTCGGGATACATTGAGGCCTCATCAATTTCAATAACTGATCCACGAGAGTCGGTTCTGGAAGGTTTTAAACCCAAGGGCGTTAACACGTATGTGGACAATCTCGAAGCTGTGAAAGCGGCTGACATGGTTGTTCTTGCGGTAAAACCGTATCACATTGAAAAGGTGATTAATGGAATTAAGCCGGCATTAACCTTGGATAAATTGCTCGTTTCTATTGCAGCGGGAGTGAGTCTGGCTGATCTGGAAGAACTAGTTGGCAAAGATTCGCAAATCTTTCGGGTAATGCCGAACACCGCAATTTCCTTACAGGAATCGATGACCTGTATTTCAGGAAATGGCAATACAAAAGAGAGTTTGGGAGCTGTAAAGGAATTGTTTGATCAATTAGGACAAACGGTGGTGATAACAGAAGAACTAATGGCTGCGGCAACTGTGTTAGCTTCATGCGGAACAGCTTTCGCTTTACGTTATGTACGTGCAGCGATGCAAGGTGGTGTGGAGATGGGATTTGGTGCAGAAATGGCACAGTTTATTACAGCGCAAACGGTAAAAGGAGCCGTTGAGTTGATTATGGATACCGGTCATCATCCCGAACGTGAGATTGATAAAGTGACGACTCCACGGGGAGTGACCATTACCGGAATTAACGAAATGGAACACAAAGGATTTAGCTCTTCGGTTATTCAGGGGCTTATCGCATCGTTTAAAAAAATTGATCGCGGATAG
- the argC gene encoding N-acetyl-gamma-glutamyl-phosphate reductase yields the protein MIQVGIIGGAGYTAGELIRILLNHPEAEITFVQSNSNAGNPIEQVHCDLIGESSLTFIAEPDFGKADVIFLCMGHGKSKEFIENNSIPASIRIIDLSHDYRLKAEGNDFIYGLPEINREAIRSSKRIANPGCFATGIQLAVLPLAAAGLLEDEVHVTAITGSTGAGQAPSRTSHFSWRNSNISVYKAFQHQHLGEIGQSFKQLQESFDFDINFVPVRGNHTRGIFASVYTDYKGTVEEAVKLYEDFYVDHPFVFVTHENPDVKQVVNTNKAVLHIEKHGSKLLILSVTDNLLKGASGQAVQNMNLMFGLDEKAGLNLKPVAF from the coding sequence ATGATTCAAGTAGGAATAATAGGAGGAGCAGGATATACAGCCGGTGAGCTGATCCGAATTTTGTTGAACCATCCAGAAGCAGAAATCACTTTTGTTCAAAGTAACAGCAATGCAGGAAACCCAATCGAACAAGTACATTGCGATTTGATCGGGGAGTCAAGTTTAACGTTTATTGCAGAACCTGACTTTGGCAAAGCTGACGTTATCTTCCTGTGTATGGGACACGGAAAATCAAAAGAATTCATAGAAAATAATTCAATACCAGCATCAATTCGAATTATCGATTTGAGTCATGACTACCGGTTAAAGGCTGAAGGAAATGACTTTATTTATGGATTACCTGAAATCAATCGGGAGGCAATTCGTTCATCGAAACGAATTGCTAATCCCGGCTGTTTCGCAACGGGGATTCAGTTGGCCGTTTTACCTTTGGCTGCTGCCGGATTATTGGAAGATGAAGTGCATGTGACTGCCATTACCGGATCTACCGGGGCTGGGCAGGCACCAAGCCGCACCTCGCATTTTAGCTGGCGAAACAGTAATATCTCGGTTTATAAAGCATTTCAGCATCAGCATTTGGGCGAAATTGGCCAAAGTTTTAAGCAGTTACAGGAATCATTTGATTTTGATATCAATTTTGTACCGGTTCGCGGAAATCATACAAGAGGTATTTTTGCTTCTGTTTACACTGACTATAAAGGAACAGTTGAAGAAGCTGTAAAATTATACGAAGACTTTTATGTCGATCATCCGTTTGTATTTGTGACTCATGAGAATCCGGATGTGAAGCAAGTGGTTAATACCAACAAGGCCGTGCTTCATATTGAAAAACATGGTAGCAAATTGCTGATATTGAGTGTTACCGATAACTTATTGAAAGGCGCATCCGGGCAAGCTGTTCAGAATATGAATCTGATGTTTGGTCTCGATGAAAAGGCAGGATTGAATTTAAAACCGGTTGCATTTTAA
- the argR gene encoding arginine repressor, with protein MKNRTKRQLAIKKIITTNEISSQEELLGKLKEEDFDLTQATLSRDLKILKVAKVSNSQRGYVYVIPEGVSVEPQHENTRVNFLVDGFRDLRFSGNLAVLRTRPGYASSLAAVLDNADPYEIIGTIAGDDTILLVMREGVTSSDLINSLILVMPKLEDKLG; from the coding sequence ATGAAAAATCGTACGAAAAGGCAATTGGCTATAAAAAAAATCATTACAACCAATGAAATTAGTAGTCAGGAAGAGTTGCTTGGAAAATTAAAAGAAGAAGACTTTGATTTGACACAAGCCACCTTGTCACGCGATTTGAAAATTTTGAAAGTGGCAAAAGTTTCAAATTCCCAAAGGGGATATGTTTATGTTATTCCTGAAGGGGTGAGCGTGGAGCCACAACATGAAAATACACGGGTGAATTTTTTGGTGGATGGATTTCGGGATTTACGATTTTCCGGAAATCTGGCCGTTTTAAGAACCCGCCCCGGATATGCCAGTAGTTTGGCTGCGGTTTTAGACAATGCCGATCCGTATGAGATTATAGGAACCATTGCTGGAGATGACACGATTTTGTTGGTGATGAGAGAAGGAGTGACATCAAGCGATTTAATTAATAGTTTGATACTGGTGATGCCAAAGCTGGAAGACAAGTTAGGATAG
- a CDS encoding argininosuccinate synthase domain-containing protein: protein MKEKVVLAYSGGLDTSFCAKYLSVEKNLEVYTAIANTGGFGSEELKDIEKKAYELGSAKHVTLDVTDTYYSKCIRYMVYGNVLRNNTYPISVSSERVFQAIAIIEYAKKIGAKYVAHGSTGAGNDQVRFDLTFEVLAPDIEILTPTRDLQLTREAEINYLKEHGVEADWSKMAYSINKGLWGTSIGGKETLTSEQTLPEDAYPSQLKEKEEKEITLDFVEGELKGVDGKKYYNTVDAIRALEAIAGPYAIGRDMHIGDTIIGIKGRVGFEAAAPMLIIKAHQMLEKHTLTKWQMYWKEQLSNWYGMFLHESLYLDPVMRDIEKFLENTQQTVTGKVIIKLKPYQFVLVGVESEYDLMKSDFGEYGEMNKAWTSQDVKGFTKILGTSLKIYNSVNKKF, encoded by the coding sequence ATGAAAGAAAAAGTAGTATTAGCATACAGTGGTGGTTTGGATACTTCCTTTTGTGCGAAGTATTTGTCAGTGGAAAAAAACTTAGAAGTCTACACAGCAATTGCTAATACCGGTGGTTTTGGCTCCGAAGAACTGAAAGATATTGAAAAGAAGGCTTATGAGTTGGGATCAGCAAAGCACGTGACGCTGGATGTTACCGATACTTATTATAGCAAATGTATTCGTTATATGGTATATGGCAATGTGCTGCGGAACAATACCTATCCCATTTCAGTGAGTTCGGAGCGTGTTTTTCAAGCCATTGCCATTATTGAATATGCAAAAAAAATTGGGGCGAAATATGTAGCCCACGGCAGCACGGGAGCGGGTAACGACCAGGTACGTTTCGACCTGACCTTTGAAGTATTGGCTCCCGATATTGAAATATTGACCCCAACGCGCGACTTGCAATTAACGCGCGAAGCCGAGATCAATTACCTGAAAGAACATGGAGTTGAAGCCGACTGGTCAAAAATGGCCTACTCGATCAACAAAGGGCTTTGGGGAACAAGTATTGGCGGAAAAGAAACACTGACTTCGGAACAAACGCTGCCGGAAGATGCGTACCCGTCACAATTAAAAGAAAAAGAAGAAAAAGAGATCACACTTGATTTTGTTGAAGGTGAATTAAAGGGTGTTGACGGCAAAAAATATTACAATACAGTAGATGCCATTCGCGCCTTGGAGGCTATTGCCGGGCCATATGCGATTGGTCGTGACATGCATATTGGAGACACGATTATCGGGATCAAAGGGCGCGTTGGCTTTGAGGCTGCGGCACCGATGTTGATCATTAAGGCACACCAAATGCTCGAAAAACATACACTAACGAAATGGCAAATGTATTGGAAAGAACAGCTGTCCAATTGGTATGGTATGTTTTTACACGAGTCGCTTTACCTTGATCCGGTGATGCGCGACATTGAGAAATTTCTCGAAAATACGCAGCAAACAGTAACCGGTAAGGTGATCATTAAGCTGAAACCATACCAATTTGTGTTAGTGGGCGTTGAATCAGAATATGATTTGATGAAATCCGACTTTGGAGAATATGGCGAAATGAATAAAGCCTGGACCAGTCAAGATGTGAAAGGCTTTACGAAGATATTAGGTACATCGCTGAAAATATACAACTCAGTGAATAAGAAATTTTAA
- the proB gene encoding glutamate 5-kinase translates to MSYNYKKITIKVGSNVLTKSDGTLNVARMEHLVDQIATLYKKGVEVILVSSGAVAAGRREVKLTKKLDTVSSRQLWSAVGQVKMINYYADFFNKHDITCAQVLTTKDNFSDRNHYLNMKNCFTTLLDNGVVPIVNENDTISVSELMFTDNDELSGLIASMQNSDALIILSNIDGIYDGDPKSTDSKIIEKIGLNERDWMKNISTQKSGFGRGGMLTKSSIARKAAKEGIAVHIANGLRDFIITDILSKDKEVKHTYFDHDGRKSSNVKKWIAYSDSFAKGELVINQGAKEALFSSKATSLLPIGVIEVKGMFKRGDIVKIIDEKGQLVGWGKSQYSAEKVKVEGQSPRQKPAVHYDYLYLSEE, encoded by the coding sequence ATGAGTTACAACTATAAAAAAATTACCATAAAGGTAGGTAGTAACGTTCTAACAAAGTCTGATGGAACATTGAATGTTGCCCGCATGGAGCATTTGGTAGACCAAATTGCAACCCTATACAAAAAGGGTGTTGAAGTAATTTTGGTCTCGTCGGGTGCGGTAGCAGCCGGGCGCCGGGAGGTGAAATTAACGAAGAAGCTGGACACCGTTTCTTCGAGGCAGTTGTGGTCGGCTGTTGGTCAGGTGAAAATGATCAATTATTATGCTGATTTTTTCAATAAGCATGACATTACCTGTGCACAGGTGCTGACCACGAAAGATAATTTTAGTGATCGGAATCATTATCTGAATATGAAAAACTGCTTCACCACCTTGCTCGATAATGGGGTGGTACCGATTGTGAATGAAAATGATACGATTTCGGTTAGTGAGCTGATGTTTACCGATAATGATGAGTTGTCCGGCTTGATTGCGTCGATGCAAAACTCGGACGCCCTGATTATTCTTAGCAATATTGATGGAATTTATGATGGAGATCCGAAATCCACCGATTCTAAGATCATTGAAAAAATAGGTTTGAATGAGCGGGATTGGATGAAAAATATTTCGACTCAAAAATCAGGATTTGGTAGGGGAGGCATGTTAACAAAAAGCTCAATAGCACGTAAAGCTGCTAAAGAGGGTATTGCTGTTCACATTGCCAATGGTTTGCGTGATTTTATCATTACTGATATTCTGAGCAAAGATAAAGAGGTGAAACATACCTATTTTGATCATGATGGTCGGAAGTCATCCAATGTGAAGAAGTGGATCGCCTATTCTGATAGCTTTGCCAAAGGTGAGTTGGTCATTAATCAGGGAGCCAAGGAAGCACTATTCTCGTCAAAGGCAACCAGCTTATTGCCCATTGGTGTAATAGAAGTTAAAGGGATGTTTAAGCGCGGCGATATTGTAAAAATTATTGATGAAAAAGGACAGCTGGTAGGCTGGGGAAAGTCGCAATATTCAGCTGAAAAAGTGAAAGTTGAAGGCCAGTCTCCCCGACAAAAACCGGCGGTCCATTACGATTATTTATATTTAAGTGAAGAATAA
- the carA gene encoding glutamine-hydrolyzing carbamoyl-phosphate synthase small subunit produces MTQAKKVSLVLENGTRFEGKSFGYDQSIAGEVVFYTAMTGYPESLTDPSYTGQILVSTYPMIGNYGVPKNMRNNGIHAHYESHKVHISGLIISDYSSEYSHWNAEKSLGDWLKESKVPGLYGIDTRALTKILRVKGSMLGKIEFEDEPIDFYDPNKENLVAVASTKTKEVYGNGEYKVVLIDCGVKNNIIRCLLERNTTVIRVPWDYDLSDEEFDGVFISNGPGDPARCDETVKNIKKVMDDEKPIMGICLGNQLLARAAGAETYKLKFGHRSHNQPVLLNGTDRCFITSQNHGYVIDPKTLSADWEVLFTNVNDNTNEGIKHKTKPFFSTQFHPEASSGPVDTEYLFDEFIQNIVEFKQKA; encoded by the coding sequence ATGACACAGGCAAAGAAAGTCAGTTTGGTTTTAGAGAATGGGACCAGGTTTGAAGGAAAATCTTTCGGATACGATCAATCGATAGCAGGAGAAGTGGTTTTTTACACTGCTATGACCGGTTATCCTGAAAGTTTAACAGATCCTTCATATACCGGTCAAATTTTAGTTTCTACTTATCCGATGATTGGAAATTATGGCGTTCCAAAGAATATGCGAAACAATGGAATCCATGCACACTATGAATCACACAAAGTGCATATCAGTGGATTAATCATTTCAGATTACTCTTCAGAATATAGTCACTGGAATGCCGAGAAAAGCTTGGGCGACTGGTTGAAAGAATCGAAGGTTCCTGGACTTTACGGTATTGACACACGTGCTTTAACAAAAATTTTACGTGTGAAAGGCTCCATGTTAGGAAAAATTGAGTTCGAAGACGAACCGATTGACTTTTACGATCCGAATAAAGAAAACCTGGTTGCTGTTGCCAGTACAAAAACAAAGGAAGTCTACGGAAACGGGGAATACAAAGTCGTACTGATCGACTGTGGTGTAAAAAACAACATCATCCGCTGTTTGCTCGAACGAAATACCACCGTCATTCGAGTGCCTTGGGATTACGACCTGTCAGATGAAGAATTCGATGGCGTATTCATTTCCAATGGACCCGGTGATCCTGCCCGTTGCGACGAAACGGTTAAAAACATAAAAAAGGTGATGGACGACGAAAAGCCCATTATGGGAATTTGCCTGGGGAATCAACTTCTTGCTCGTGCTGCAGGAGCCGAAACCTATAAATTGAAATTCGGACACCGCAGCCATAATCAACCGGTTTTATTAAATGGTACTGATCGTTGTTTTATTACATCGCAAAATCACGGGTACGTCATTGACCCTAAAACACTTTCTGCTGACTGGGAGGTGCTTTTTACGAATGTAAACGACAACACCAACGAAGGGATCAAGCACAAAACCAAACCTTTCTTCTCAACCCAATTTCATCCTGAAGCTTCGAGCGGACCGGTTGATACAGAGTATTTGTTTGATGAGTTTATCCAGAATATTGTTGAATTTAAGCAGAAAGCCTAA
- a CDS encoding aspartate aminotransferase family protein — protein sequence MNLFDVYPLFDITPVKAEGCHVWDDAGNKYLDLYGGHAVISVGHSHPVYVSKITEQLEQIGFYSNSVKIPQQKQLADQLGELSGFDDYQLFLCNSGAEANENALKLASFVTERKKVISFKKGFHGRTSAVVSVTDNPKIIAPINENKNAVILPLNDIEQVKQHLQAKDVAAVIVEGIQGIGGIHVPDPDFIQKLSDLCSQFGSLLILDEIQSGYGRSGKFFAFQYTDVHPDIITLAKGMGNGFPIGGVLISPEYKPWYGMLGTTFGGNYLACAAGNAVLEIMKQEQLVENAAKVGAYLIEKLAQFEEIKEVRGKGLMIGMEFEAEIKPIRQKLLFEEKIFTGVSGARIIRLLPPLNLTMKQADYFLEKFAKVLNELAVHSN from the coding sequence ATGAATTTATTCGATGTATATCCATTATTTGATATTACTCCAGTGAAAGCCGAAGGGTGTCATGTATGGGATGATGCTGGCAACAAGTACCTCGATTTATATGGGGGACATGCGGTTATTTCTGTTGGACATAGTCATCCGGTTTATGTTTCTAAAATTACTGAGCAGCTGGAGCAAATTGGTTTTTACAGCAATTCGGTAAAAATTCCACAACAAAAGCAGTTGGCCGATCAGTTGGGTGAGCTTTCAGGTTTTGACGATTATCAGCTATTTTTATGCAACTCCGGAGCAGAGGCCAATGAGAATGCACTGAAACTTGCTTCATTTGTAACCGAACGCAAAAAAGTGATTAGCTTTAAAAAGGGCTTTCATGGACGTACTTCGGCGGTGGTTTCGGTAACCGATAATCCAAAGATTATTGCACCGATTAATGAGAATAAAAATGCGGTGATTTTGCCGCTAAACGATATCGAACAAGTTAAGCAACACTTACAAGCGAAAGATGTAGCGGCTGTTATTGTTGAAGGAATCCAGGGGATTGGAGGTATCCATGTGCCTGACCCTGATTTTATTCAAAAATTGTCCGACCTTTGCAGTCAATTTGGGTCATTGCTTATTTTGGATGAAATTCAATCAGGTTATGGACGAAGTGGAAAGTTTTTTGCATTTCAATATACTGATGTTCATCCGGATATTATTACCCTGGCTAAGGGAATGGGAAATGGATTTCCAATTGGGGGAGTGTTGATTAGCCCTGAATATAAGCCCTGGTATGGAATGTTAGGAACTACCTTTGGAGGCAATTATTTGGCTTGTGCTGCCGGCAACGCCGTTTTAGAAATCATGAAACAGGAACAATTGGTTGAAAATGCCGCGAAAGTTGGTGCCTATCTGATTGAAAAATTGGCTCAATTTGAAGAAATTAAAGAAGTACGCGGAAAAGGCTTGATGATTGGGATGGAATTTGAAGCAGAAATAAAGCCTATTCGCCAAAAATTACTGTTCGAAGAAAAGATATTTACGGGAGTTTCGGGAGCACGTATTATTCGGTTACTTCCTCCGTTGAATTTAACAATGAAACAGGCGGATTACTTTTTAGAAAAATTTGCAAAAGTATTGAATGAATTAGCTGTTCATTCAAACTAA
- a CDS encoding GNAT family N-acetyltransferase produces the protein MKDIKNIIVSAANVAHLPYVSRINDSIDLASKERGTGIARRSDEYITNKIMEGKAIIALEGELFAGFCYIESWGHNRFVANSGLIVVNDYRGIGLAREIKKKAFELSRTKFPNAKIFGLTTGLAVMKINHELGYRPVTFSELTTDESFWKGCQSCVNYDILTRTGRSKCLCTGMLFDPAWEKKPEKDKAQKEEKPKRSSLMEMIGKLKSKSNSNSNGKDSGISMFKRIKQNISDGTVSAVILGLIIFK, from the coding sequence ATGAAAGACATTAAAAATATTATAGTTTCAGCAGCTAATGTTGCTCACTTGCCATATGTTTCCCGGATTAATGATAGTATTGATCTGGCTTCGAAAGAGCGGGGAACCGGTATTGCTCGTCGTTCAGACGAATATATTACAAATAAGATTATGGAAGGTAAAGCAATTATTGCTTTAGAGGGAGAGCTGTTTGCCGGATTTTGCTACATTGAGTCTTGGGGACACAATCGATTTGTAGCCAACTCAGGGCTGATTGTGGTGAATGATTACCGTGGAATTGGATTGGCAAGGGAAATCAAAAAGAAGGCGTTTGAATTATCGCGCACGAAATTTCCTAATGCTAAAATATTTGGATTGACAACAGGTCTTGCGGTAATGAAGATTAACCATGAATTGGGGTATCGTCCGGTAACTTTTTCGGAGTTGACGACAGACGAGAGTTTCTGGAAAGGATGTCAGAGTTGCGTGAACTATGATATTTTAACCCGGACAGGTCGTTCAAAGTGTTTGTGTACAGGCATGTTGTTCGATCCGGCTTGGGAAAAGAAACCAGAGAAAGATAAGGCACAGAAAGAAGAGAAACCCAAGAGGAGCTCTTTAATGGAGATGATAGGCAAGTTAAAGTCAAAATCAAATTCAAACTCCAACGGAAAAGACTCTGGTATTAGCATGTTTAAAAGAATAAAACAAAATATTAGTGATGGCACTGTCTCAGCAGTCATTTTAGGATTAATTATCTTTAAATGA
- the carB gene encoding carbamoyl-phosphate synthase (glutamine-hydrolyzing) large subunit — protein sequence MSNQINKRIRKAIVLGSGALKIGEAGEFDYSGSQALKALKEEGVETVLINPNIATIQTSQEIADKIYFLPVTAFFVEQVIKKENPDGILLAFGGQTALNCGVDLFRNGILEKYNLEVVGTPVQSIIDTEDRQIFAGKLGEIEVKTPRSLACVNMNETMEAARKLGYPIIIRAAYTLGGLGSGFCKNDQELKELASSAFSYSPQILVEESLKGWKEVEYEVVRDQYDNCITVCNMENFDPLGIHTGESIVVAPSQTLSNREYHKLRAISIKIIRHIGVIGECNVQFALDPFSEDYRVIEVNARLSRSSALASKATGYPLAFVAAKLGLGYGLHELSNSVTKVTTACFEPALDYVVCKIPRWDLTKFSGVSKQIGSSMKSVGEIMAIGRSFEEAVQKGIRMVGIGMHGFVANNEEITIEAIDEELTRPTDRRIFAIAAAFAKGYSIEDIYQKTKIDRWFLQKLYKIHLLKEELKEPKSLKELSDELLLSAKKAGFSDFQIARLVLEAPNSEMNAKLVEVREHRKAKNIKPVVKQIDTLAGEYPAQTNYLYMTYNGTEHDIEFPKDNKSVIVLGSGAYRIGSSVEFDWCSVNAINTIRKEGYRSIMINYNPETVSTDYDTCDRLFFDELTFERVMDVIDLENPKGVILSVGGQIPNNLAMKLAGQSVPILGTSAQKIDNAEDRKKFSSLLDELGIDQPRWNELTSIDDIYKFVEEVGYPLLIRPSYVLSGAAMNVVSNEEQLEHFLQLAADVSKEHPVVVSEFIELAKEIEIDAVADKGEMVAYAISEHVEFAGVHSGDATIVFPPQKLYVETIRRIKKISREIAKALEISGPFNMQFLAKDNDIKVIECNLRASRSFPFVSKVMKFNLIELATQVMLGVPYQTPDKSLFELDYVGVKAPQFSFARLLNADPVLGVDMSSTGEVACIGENFYEAILKSMLSVGYSFPKKNVLISSGPARSKLEMLNSARLLVKKGYNVFATEGTHRFLRENKVESTMLHWPDEEDQHPNTVEYLREKRIDLVVNIPKNYSKRELSNGYKIRRNSIDYNVPLITNARVASAFIHAFCNQTLEDITIKHWGEY from the coding sequence ATGAGTAACCAGATAAATAAAAGAATAAGAAAAGCAATCGTTCTTGGGTCAGGAGCATTGAAAATAGGTGAAGCCGGCGAGTTTGACTATTCCGGGTCACAAGCACTGAAAGCCCTAAAAGAAGAAGGTGTTGAAACGGTATTGATCAACCCGAATATTGCGACCATTCAAACCTCTCAGGAAATTGCTGACAAAATATACTTTTTACCTGTGACGGCTTTCTTTGTTGAGCAGGTAATTAAGAAAGAAAATCCTGATGGTATACTTCTGGCCTTTGGTGGTCAAACTGCACTAAACTGTGGTGTTGATCTATTTCGGAATGGAATTCTTGAAAAATACAACCTGGAAGTTGTTGGAACTCCGGTTCAATCGATTATTGATACGGAAGACCGCCAGATTTTTGCGGGCAAGCTTGGTGAGATTGAAGTAAAAACGCCACGAAGCTTGGCTTGCGTCAATATGAATGAAACCATGGAAGCCGCCAGAAAATTGGGTTATCCAATCATTATTCGGGCTGCCTATACGCTTGGAGGACTTGGCAGTGGTTTTTGCAAAAATGATCAAGAGCTGAAGGAACTCGCATCAAGCGCATTTTCTTACTCTCCACAAATTCTGGTTGAAGAGTCATTAAAAGGATGGAAAGAAGTAGAATATGAGGTTGTTCGCGACCAATACGACAACTGTATTACCGTTTGTAACATGGAAAACTTTGACCCTCTGGGAATTCACACCGGGGAAAGTATTGTTGTTGCTCCATCACAAACCTTATCCAATCGCGAATATCATAAGCTCCGTGCAATCTCCATCAAAATTATTCGCCACATCGGCGTCATTGGAGAATGTAATGTTCAGTTCGCACTTGATCCGTTCTCCGAAGATTACCGCGTAATTGAAGTCAATGCCCGCTTGTCTCGTTCATCAGCATTAGCATCGAAAGCCACCGGATATCCACTGGCATTTGTTGCAGCAAAATTAGGACTGGGTTACGGCTTGCACGAACTAAGCAACTCCGTTACCAAAGTTACAACCGCCTGCTTTGAACCTGCACTGGACTATGTGGTTTGTAAAATACCGCGTTGGGATTTGACCAAGTTTAGTGGTGTTTCAAAACAAATCGGTAGCTCCATGAAATCGGTTGGCGAGATCATGGCTATTGGACGAAGCTTTGAGGAAGCTGTTCAGAAAGGAATTCGGATGGTTGGAATCGGCATGCATGGGTTTGTTGCGAACAACGAAGAAATTACAATAGAAGCAATTGACGAAGAACTGACACGTCCGACCGACCGCCGTATATTCGCGATCGCAGCTGCGTTTGCAAAAGGATACTCGATTGAAGATATCTACCAGAAGACGAAAATTGACCGTTGGTTTTTACAAAAACTGTATAAAATACACCTGTTAAAAGAAGAACTCAAAGAACCAAAAAGCTTAAAAGAGCTAAGCGACGAATTGTTGCTTTCAGCTAAGAAAGCAGGTTTTTCAGATTTTCAAATAGCTCGTTTGGTTTTAGAAGCTCCAAACAGCGAAATGAATGCCAAATTGGTGGAAGTTCGCGAACACCGGAAAGCAAAAAACATCAAACCGGTTGTCAAACAAATTGATACACTAGCCGGTGAATATCCTGCACAAACCAACTACCTGTACATGACATATAATGGAACCGAGCACGACATCGAGTTCCCAAAAGATAATAAATCGGTCATTGTGCTTGGCTCCGGAGCCTACCGTATTGGTAGTTCCGTTGAGTTCGACTGGTGTTCAGTAAATGCCATTAACACCATTCGCAAAGAAGGTTATCGTTCGATCATGATCAACTACAATCCGGAAACAGTAAGTACGGATTATGACACCTGCGACCGCTTGTTTTTTGACGAGTTGACCTTCGAACGTGTGATGGATGTGATCGACCTGGAAAACCCGAAAGGAGTTATTCTTTCGGTAGGCGGACAAATACCAAACAACCTTGCAATGAAACTCGCTGGTCAGAGTGTTCCAATTCTGGGTACTTCGGCACAAAAAATTGACAATGCGGAGGATCGTAAAAAGTTCAGTTCGCTGTTGGATGAGCTAGGTATTGACCAGCCAAGATGGAACGAACTAACAAGCATTGACGATATTTACAAATTTGTTGAAGAAGTCGGTTATCCGCTACTCATTCGTCCTTCATATGTGCTTTCAGGAGCTGCAATGAATGTTGTTTCAAACGAGGAACAACTGGAGCATTTCTTACAATTAGCTGCTGACGTTTCAAAAGAGCATCCCGTCGTTGTTTCCGAATTTATTGAACTGGCTAAGGAAATTGAAATTGACGCTGTTGCAGATAAAGGAGAAATGGTAGCTTATGCTATTTCGGAGCACGTGGAGTTTGCCGGAGTTCACTCTGGAGATGCAACCATCGTTTTCCCTCCACAGAAATTGTATGTGGAAACCATTCGCCGCATCAAGAAGATTTCAAGGGAGATTGCGAAAGCGCTTGAAATCTCAGGACCTTTTAACATGCAATTTCTGGCAAAAGACAACGACATTAAAGTGATCGAATGTAACCTTCGTGCTTCACGGAGTTTTCCTTTTGTTTCGAAAGTTATGAAGTTTAACCTGATTGAACTTGCAACACAAGTCATGCTGGGAGTTCCATATCAGACACCAGACAAATCATTATTTGAACTTGATTACGTTGGGGTGAAAGCGCCACAATTCTCATTTGCCCGCTTACTGAATGCCGATCCTGTGCTGGGAGTTGACATGTCGTCGACCGGAGAGGTTGCCTGCATCGGGGAAAACTTCTACGAAGCCATCCTAAAATCAATGCTTTCGGTTGGATATAGTTTCCCAAAGAAGAACGTCTTGATTTCGTCCGGACCTGCGCGCTCGAAACTGGAGATGCTGAACAGCGCGCGCTTGTTGGTGAAAAAAGGGTACAATGTTTTTGCAACAGAGGGAACACATCGCTTCCTACGTGAAAATAAAGTAGAATCGACCATGCTGCACTGGCCGGACGAAGAGGATCAACACCCGAATACCGTTGAATATCTTCGTGAAAAGAGAATTGACCTTGTCGTTAATATTCCGAAGAATTACTCGAAGCGAGAACTGAGCAACGGCTACAAAATACGTCGTAATTCTATCGATTACAACGTACCACTAATTACCAATGCTCGCGTGGCGAGTGCATTTATTCATGCCTTCTGCAATCAAACACTAGAAGACATCACCATCAAACATTGGGGTGAATACTAA